In a genomic window of Coregonus clupeaformis isolate EN_2021a unplaced genomic scaffold, ASM2061545v1 scaf2693, whole genome shotgun sequence:
- the LOC121566949 gene encoding extracellular calcium-sensing receptor → MFPWFTWLTAAVPLLLPWPVRDRVGMVQATVCSRWDRSVGLDDRGLSQEGDVVIGGLIPFHNLPPAPDLSFSQPPDLQSCVNLQEEPLRWAHALVFAVDEINRNPFLLPGVRLGYRILDSCNQHPWSLRGALAMVSGGNISSWPSSDPPVPLVIGDASSTQAIILARTLGPLSVPVISYQASCACLSDRQEFPNFFRTIPSDVYQALTMAQLTWLFGWTWVGAIAADNDYGRLAIQVFEEAVRGTGVCLAFFETLNRANLVRDVERAADTVQASTARVILVFLWDTDMGALLLELGRRNVTDRQFLASEAWSTSGQLLRNPALFNVAQGIVGVAIRSAPIPGFEAHLRSLHPSRRPGDVLLKELWETEFGGAETMEGVQSPFTDTSQLRVTYNVYLAVYAAAHALHSLLSCPQRDSPTWGSSVTCSPPHNISPAELLQHLNLVNFTTPLGEPFYFRGADVPAMYDLVNWQATPQGLLKLVTIGRVDGSNLLINQSAIQWNTGSNMVPVSVCSDSCPPGTRVARRKGEPVCCFDCIPCAEGEVSNTTGSLICDRCPLEFWSNSHRTACIPRQLEFLSFNDIMGITLTTVAVCGAVATTAVFLFFVYHRHTPLVRANNSELSFLLLMSLKLCFLCSLVFIGRPSVWACRIRQAAFGVIFVLCLSCLLVKTIVVLAVFRSARPGAGQLMRWFGPSQQRGSVFLFTSVQVIICAVWLSVSPPLPYRDLGLKGSKVILECEVGSVVGFSLVLGYIGLLASICLLLAFLARKLPDNFNEAKFITFSMLIFCAVWISFIPAYVSSPGKYTVAVEIFAILASSFGLLFCLFAPKCFIILLRPERNTKKHMMAK, encoded by the exons ATGTTCCCCTGGTTCACCTGGCTGACAGCAGCCGTTCCTCTGCTACTGCCCTGGCCGGTCAGGGATAGGGTAGGGATGGTTCAGGCAACTGTGTGTTCACGGTGGGACCGTTCGGTTGGTCTGGATGACCGTGGTCTCTCCCAGGAAGGTGACGTGGTGATCGGGGGTCTCATCCCCTTCCATAACCTCCCCCCTGCTCCAGACCTGAGCTTCAGCCAACCCCCTGACCTGCAGTCCTGTGTCAA TCTCCAAGAGGAACCATTGAGATGGGCACATGCGCTGGTGTTTGCAGTGGACGAGATTAACCGTAACCCCTTCCTGCTGCCGGGGGTCCGGTTGGGCTACCGTATCCTGGACAGCTGTAATCAGCACCCCTGGAGCCTGCGAGGGGCACTGGCCATGGTGTCAGGGGGGAACATCAGCT catggccatctagtgacccCCCTGTTCCTCTGGTCATTGGTGATGCATCGTCCACTCAGGCCATCATCCTGGCCAGGACCCTGGGGCCGCTGTCTGTGCCTGTG ATCAGTTACCAGGCCAGCTGTGCCTGTCTCAGTGACAGACAGGAGTTCCCTAACTTCTTCAGGACCATCCCCAGTGATGTCTACCAGGCCCTCACCATGGCCCAGCTCACCTGGCTCTTCGGATGGACCTGGGTCGGGGCTATCGCTGCAGACAATGACTACGGTCGTCTTGCCATACAG GTGTTTGAGGAGGCGGTTCGGGGGACGGGGGTGTGCCTGGCGTTCTTTGAGACCCTCAACCGGGCGAACCTGGTGAGGGATGTGGAGCGAGCAGCGGACACGGTCCAGGCCTCGACAGCACGAGTGATCCTGGTCTTCCTCTGGGACACTGACATGGGGGCGTTACTCTTGGAGCTGGGGAGGAGAAACGTGACGGACAGGCAGTTCCTAGCCAGTGAGGCATGGAGCACCAGCGGACAACTCCTACGAAACCCCGCCCTCTTTAACGTTGCTCAGGGCATTGTGGGTGTGGCTATCCGCAGTGCACCTATTCCTGGCTTTGAGGCCCACCTTCGAAGTCTCCACCCCTCTCGTCGTCCCGGAGATGTCCTATTGAAGGAACTCTGGGAAACTGAGTTTGG TGGGGCAGAGACTATGGAGGGTGTGCAGAGCCCCTTCACAGACACCTCCCAGCTGAGAGTAACCTATAACGTGTACCTGGCTGTGTATGCTGCAGCCCACGCCCTCCACAGCCTGCTGTCCTGCCCCCAGAGAGACAGCCCTACCTGGGGCAGCAGCGTCACCTGCTCCCCTCCTCACAACATCAGCCCAGCGGAG TTGTTGCAGCACCTGAACCTGGTTAACTTCACCACTCCACTTGGGGAGCCGTTCTACTTCCGGGGCGCGGACGTCCCTGCTATGTACGACCTTGTGAACTGGCAGGCCACACCCCAGGGGTTGCTCAAACTTGTCACGATTGGCCGAGTAGATGGGTCCAATCTCCTCATCAACCAATCAGCCATCCAGTGGAACACAGGATCTAATATG GTGCCTGTGTCAGTGTGCAGTGACAGCTGTCCCCCAGGCACCCGTGTAGCCAGGAGGAAGGGGGAGCCTGTCTGCTGCTTCGACTGCATCCCCTGTGCTGAGGGGGAGGTCAGCAACACCACAG GCTCTCTGATATGTGACCGCTGTCCTCTGGAGTTCTGGTCCAACAGCCATCGGACTGCCTGCATCCCTCGTCAGCTCGAGTTCCTCTCCTTCAACGATATCATGGGCATCACCCTGACCACTGTTGCCGTGTGTGGCGCTGTGGCAACAACGGCTGTGTTTCTGTTCTTTGTTTACCACCGCCACACCCCTCTG GTGCGGGCCAACAACTCAGAGCTGAGTTTCCTGCTTCTCATGTCGCTCAAGCTCTGCTTCCTGTGTTCGTTGGTGTTCATTGGGCGTCCCTCTGTGTGGGCGTGTCGGATCCGCCAGGCGGCGTTTGGGGTCATCTTCGTGCTCTGCCTCTCCTGCCTCCTGGTCAAGACGATCGTTGTTCTGGCTGTGTTCCGTTCAGCCAGGCCCGGTGCTGGGCAGCTGATGAGGTGGTTTGGACCCAGTCAGCAGAGAGGGAGTGTCTTCCTCTTTACCAGTGTTCAG GTGATCATCTGTGCCGTGTGGTTGTCCGTGAGCCCTCCCCTGCCTTACCGTGACCTAGGCCTCAAGGGGTCAAAGGTCATCCTGGAGTGTGAGGTGGGCTCTGTGGTCGGCTTCTCTCTGGTGCTGGGCTACATCGGCCTGCTGGCCTCTATCTGTCTCCTCTTAGCCTTcctggccaggaaactcccagaCAACTTCAACGAGGCCAAGTTCATCACCTTCAGCATGCTGATCTTCTGTGCCGTGTGGATCTCCTTCATCCCAGCCTACGTCAGCTCTCCTGGGAAGTACACAGTAGCTGTAGAGATCTTTGCCATCCTGGCCTCCAGCTTTGGGCTGCTGTTCTGTCTGTTTGCTCCAAAATGTTTCATCATCCTCCTGAGACCAGAGAGAAACACCAAGAAACACATGATGGCCAAATAG
- the LOC123489036 gene encoding 1-phosphatidylinositol 4,5-bisphosphate phosphodiesterase eta-1-like: ALNYQTEGRMMQLNRAKFMVNGGSGYVLKPPPMCKGSFNPFCDDPLPAYPRKQLVLKIISGQQLPKPPDSMLGDRGEIIDPFVEVEIIGLPVDCCKEQTRVVDDNGFNPVWEENLSFTLHMAEVALVRFLVWDHDPIGRDFVGQRTVAFSSLMPGYRHVYLEGLTEASIFIHVSVHDIYGKWSPLVLNPSFTIMHFLGANKGRQLRGIRGLFNKPSKSSVDTSCGPAFRKRSISDHLLRRTASAPTKGRKKTKMKLAESSTSISDRKASISDGKDRVGARAGAGGEGSRDREMDREGVMVERRPTARDNLTHRPISMPLERLLQAQLSLCSPNQEQTDLGADTLLGTSPFNQPRSHSVELLIESSASLEHRVSTPSTNHNNAQDRTTEPDQSDETSYLVIGRGGGSVDGDSKDQSQDRVNPPSKAEDVSSRQRMLCHLSSSTETESNCLHVPTESRPETTLLSTTNMPAPSSSSSSSSVSSVPSSSVPPLSPLNVDRCDLQSPVSLQDSIISRLIDAVSLDNDTTCGSISALIGQFDLTADQNDLTTNSDPHTLSVMSCLSYPAIQDSSTPYKVTVYSTTPYKDFPRKAMNGPITPPKASQTHNHANQNLLSPHPKTSHAPLLFSSPETTELEEVYTILDEEVLSPVSVYNLREQTIGNIQADSEESTLMGSLETSPAKVPPLLGEVEETGEGYGGECDPTGLGSVGELGLSWDYGCPSINSTVSDHFLLCHDTEGSSLMEVEINVDEDPLEMTLTLPRHNHTWVATSPNKHNAAPQSQFTQLHPSLRYEPQLQLSQCPSPLKQPSHQPSPLHTQSITPQTQPSPFKSPPNPSPLLLNSHPSTHSRAELSFENSRHITRAYTQQHSYSCPTQPQTRGYQGGTAEGQGQGEASTYFQNGFSSSECLSGVSGPRSVSLPRDRGLDSPSSDCSVDYSQRDYDCFRPSTASASHYTQLQPFPQAQPQPQSDTQTQPQPQPQLQPRSGPPSLPLLDSTLVPPLSIPRPPTAPNPCKSKSLGDLTSEDISCNFHSKYNTISRSFITPCMRERRRMRGLGSLSQRLQSADPLTEQLRKLVTLEGDDRDRDRPQSPQLPQLPQLQIPSKPFIPPSRPYPPSNFVPDTQEDSPPLLSRRLSSRSQSRVRHINNRARERQQEALKPRDVSAPSSMGGVVLRTKAAAGQNPPANRHSTGSYIAGYLDQLEDRGLPEGACTTLGYGYGDHCGVHYHDDSLLPTDSCLQSEPEVYFLLRL, from the exons GTTTTAACCCCGTGTGGGAGGAGAACCTGTCCTTTACCCTCCACATGGCGGAGGTGGCCCTGGTGCGTTTCCTCGTCTGGGACCACGACCCCATCGGACGGGACTTTGTGGGCCAGAGGACTGTAGCCTTCAGCAGCCTGATGCCag gTTATAGACATGTGTACTTGGAGGGTTTGACTGAGGCGTCAATCTTTATCCACGTATCAGTTCATGACATCTATGGGAAG TGGAGTCCACTAGTCCTGAACCCCAGCTTTACCATAATGCACTTTCTAGGAGCCAACAAG GGTCGTCAGCTGCGAGGCATCAGAGGCTTGTTCAACAAGCCCTCTAAATCGTCAGTAGACACCAGCTGTGGTCCGGCCTTCAGGAAACGCTCCATCAGTGACCACCTCCTCCGACGCACCGCCAGCGCCCCCACCAAGGGACGCAAGAAAACCAAGATGAAGCTCGCTGAGTCCTCCACCTCCATATCGGACCGCAAGGCCTCCATATCAGACGGCAAGGACAGAGTGGGGGCCAGGGCAGGGGCTGGGGGGGAGGGGTCCCGGGACAGGGAAATGGACAGGGAGGGGGTTATGGTGGAGAGGCGCCCAACAGCCCGCGACAACCTCACCCACAGGCCCATCTCCATGCCCCTGGAGAGACTTCTGCAGGCACAgctctccctctgctcccccaATCAGGAGCAGACTGACCTGGGGGCAGACACTCTCCTCG GAACGTCCCCTTTTAACCAGCCCAGGTCCCACTCTGTGGAACTCCTCATCGAATCATCCGCCTCCCTTGAACACAGAGTGTCCACCCCTTCCACCAATCACAACAACGCACAGGATAGGACCACAGAGCCTGACCAATCAGATGAGACCTCCTACCTGGTCATTGGCCGAGGAGGAGGAAGTGTAGATGGTGACTCCAAAGACCAATCACAGGACAGAGTCAACCCACCCAGCAAAGCTGAGGACGTTTCTTCTCGCCAAAGGATGTTGTGTCACCTGAGCAGctcaacagagacagagagcaactGTTTACACGTACCTACTGAGAGCAGACCAGAGACAACATTACTTAGTACAACAAACATGCCagcaccttcctcctcctcttcatcctcttccgtctcctctgtcccctcttccTCTGTGCCCCCCCTCTCCCCACTGAACGTGGACCGGTGCGATCTGCAGAGCCCCGTCTCCCTACAGGACAGCATCATCTCACGACTCATTGACGCTGTATCCCTCGACAACGACACCACCTGCGGGTCTATCTCCGCTCTGATTGGCCAGTTTGACCTCACCGCCGACCAGAATGACCTCACAACGAACTCTGACCCCCACACCCTCAGTGTCATGTCTTGTCTATCCTACCCCGCTATCCAGGACTCCAGCACACCCTATAAGGTCACCGTATACTCTACCACCCCATATAAAGACTTCCCCCGCAAGGCAATGAACGGACCTATCACTCCTCCAAAGGCAAGCCAGACCCATAACCACGCGAACCAGAACCTACTCTCACCCCACCCCAAGACCTCCCACGCCCCCCTTCTCTTCTCTAGTCCTGAGACCACGGAGCTGGAGGAGGTCTATACCATCCTGGATGAGGAGGTcttgtctccagtctctgtctaCAACCTGAGGGAGCAGACCATCGGCAACATCCAGGCTGACTCTGAGGAGAGCACACTCATGGGCAGCCTGGAGACTTCCCCAGCCAAAGTGCCTCCTCTCctgggggaggtggaggagacaggagagggctACGGGGGTGAGTGTGATCCTACTGGGCTGGGGTCAGTGGGAGAGTTGGGGTTGTCGTGGGATTACGGGTGCCCGTCCATCAATAGCACGGTGTCTGACCATTTCCTGTTGTGCCATGACACGGAAGGAAGTAGTCTGATGGAGGTGGAGATTAACGTGGACGAGGATCCACTGGAGATGACCCTGACATTACCGAGACACAACCATACCTGGGTCGCTACCAGCCCAAACAAACATAACGCTGCTCCCCAAAGCCAGTTTACCCAACTACACCCCTCTCTCCGGTATGAACCCCAACTCCAGCTCTCCCAGTGTCCTTCACCCCTCAAACAGCCCTCACACCAGCCCTCCCCTCTCCACACCCAATCAATAACCCCTCAAACTCAGCCCTCCCCCTTCAAAAGCCCCCCCAACCCCAGCCCCCTCCTCCTGAACAGCCACCCCTCCACCCACAGCAGGGCTGAGCTCTCCTTTGAGAACAGCAGACACATTACCAGAGCCTACACCCAGCAGCACAGCTACAGTTGTCCCACCCAGCCCCAGACTAGGGGCTACCAGGGTGGGACAGCGGAAGGACAGGGTCAGGGTGAAGCCTCAACCTACTTCCAGAATGGGTTCTCCTCCTCAGAGtgtctgtctggtgtgtctggtccAAGGTCTGTTAGCCTCCCCAGAGACAGAGGCCTGGACTCCCCCAGCTCAGACTGTAGTGTGGACTACAGCCAGCGAGACTACGACTGCTTCAGACCCTCCACTGCCTCGGCCTCCCACTACACCCAGCTCCAGCCCTTTCCCCAGGCCCAACCCCAGCCCCAATCAGACACTCAGACCCAGCCCCAGCCACAACCCCAGCTCCAACCCCGATCTGGTCCCCCATCACTGCCCCTTTTGGATTCCACCCTTGTCCCTCCTCTATCTATCCCCAGACCACCCACAGCCCCGAACCCCTGCAAGTCCAAGTCTCTGGGTGACCTGACATCAGAGGACATCTCCTGCAACTTCCACAGCAAATACAACACCATCAGCCGCAGCTTCATCACCCCCTGTATGAGGGAGCGGAGGAGGATGAGGGGCCTGGGGAGTCTGTCCCAACGGCTGCAGTCTGCAGACCCCCTCACTGAGCAGCTCCGCAAACTAGTCACCCTGGAGGGGGATGACAGAGACCGGGACAGACCCCAGTCTCCCCAGCTGCCCCAGTTACCTCAGTTACAGATACCCTCCAAACCCTTCATACCCCCATCACGCCCCTACCCCCCCTCAAACTTTGTCCCTGACACCCAGGAGgactccccccccctcctctcacgCCGCCTATCCTCTCGTAGCCAGAGCCGTGTGCGTCACATCAACAACCGCGCTCGAGAGAGGCAGCAGGAAGCTCTAAAGCCCCGGGATGTGAGCGCCCCCTCCAGCATGGGAGGGGTAGTGCTGCGTACTAAAGCAGCAGCAGGTCAGAACCCCCCAGCTAACAGACACTCCACAGGCTCCTACATAGCGGGCTACCTGGACCAGCTGGAGGATAGGGGGCTGCCTGAAGGGGCATGCACCACACTGGGTTACGGATATGGAGATCACTGCGGTGTTCATTATCATGATGACTCTCTGCTGCCCACAGACTCCTGTTTACAATCAGAACCGGAGGTCTACTTCCTGCTCAGACTCTGA